The following is a genomic window from Chryseobacterium ginsenosidimutans.
AGGACGTGCCGGAAGATTCGAAAACTTAAACGCAACGAATGACAGGAATACTTTCGAAGTAGAATCAAACAGTACAGGGAATATTCCGGATAATACATTAGGAAACGTTTCATCTTTTCTTGCTAATAATACAAACAGTGTAAGTGCTGCGGTAAGAGGTGAAACCAAATCAATATTTGGAAACTTTGGTGCGGCAGGTATTTTTGGAGTTGCTTCAGGAACCGGAGGATTTGGCGGACTTTTCTACACTTCAAATTTATCAGGAAACGGTAGGGCTTTAGTTGCTTTATCAGACGGAAACGGTGATGCGATTTTAGCCAATGCAGGAAAAGACGGTGATGCTGTAGAAGCCAGTGTCGACGGGACAGGACGTGCCATCTATGGCTGGGTTCCTACTTTCAGCACGGGGAAAGCGGCTGAATTCAAAAACTTCAATACAACAAATACAAATCCGGTACTTACTTCTACGACAGTCAGTAACTCTATTGCAGGAGACTTCTTCGTAGACAATACAAACGGAACTTCACCTGCTGTACACGGTAAAGTAAGCTCTCAGTTTGCCAACTTCGGAACTGCAGGGGTTTATGGTGAATCTATAGGAACAGGCGGTTTTGCAGGTTTGTTCTATCAAAGTAATGCAAGCGGAAACGGTCCGGCTGTAATTGCTCTGACAGAAGGAAATGGAAATGCTATCACTGCCAATGCCGGAAAAAATGGTAATGGCGTAGAAGCCAACGTGGATGGAACCGGTTCTGCTGTTTACGGTTGGGTTCCCAATTTCGGGACTGGTAGAGCGGGATATTTCAGAAATTTTAACACTGCCAATTCTCAAGCGGTATTATCCGTAACTAATGTAGGTACAGGAACAGGATTTTTTGTAAATCATACAGGAGCTTCAGGAAATATAGCTGTTTTTCAAAGTGCATCTGCCAATGTTGCACGCGTTGACAAAACAGGAAAAGGATTTTTTAACGGAGGTACACAAAGCAGTGGCGCCGATTTAGCGGAAGCATTTGACGTAGAGGGTAATACTTCAGAATACGAACCGGGAGATATCTTAATTATTTCAATAGATTCTGACAGAACGGTTGAAAAATCTTCAAAACCATATTCTAACTTGGTGGCAGGAGTATATGCTACAAAACCCGGTGTTCTTTTAACAGAGGAAAATGTAGATTCTGAACTGATCGGAAAAGTTCCGATGGGTGTAATCGGGGTAATTCCTACTAAAGTTTGCCTTGAAGGCGGGAAAATTAAAAGAGGAGATCTTTTGGTAAGTTCATCAAAATCAGGAGTTGCAATGAAAGCCAATCTTAAAAAAGTGAAAATCGGACAGGTAATAGGTAAAGCACTTCAGGATTATGACCAAAATGAAATCGGAAAAATTAAAGTATTAGTAAACATTAAATAAACTATCATGAAATCATTATATATCATTGCATTCTTAGCCTTAAGCGTAAATATTTATGCTCAGGAAAATAAAAAAGCCCCTGAAACACAGGCACAGGAAGCTCCAAACTATAAAGAATCCAAAGAATTCGAAGCCAAAATGATGAAAGAAGCTCAGGAAAGAGCGGCAAAAAAGCCTTCCAATGTTACATTAGCTTCTGAACAGGGTCTTGAAGTAAAACAACAGACAGCAACAAAACAAGAAAAACCAAATAATACCGGAAAAATGCTGCCCAACACTGCCAGTAATGAAGAGTTTTTGGCATCAATCCCCGGAAGATCACCCAGAAAAGTGAGCATTCCTAAGAGCACAAGCAGTAATGTACAAGGTTTGCCAAGTACAGCAACGCTTGCTGAAATAAAAAAAACGATTCCGAAAAACTAATAACCAACAAAGTTCTCAACAAAAAAAGTCCATCTTAGGTGGACTTTTTATATTTAATATTTATCAGAATTAAATTAATCCCAATCTGCTGCAATAAACTTCATTGAATGTCCCTGATCATCAGTCAATCTTAAAAAATGACCTTCAACTTTATAATTCGTCATATTTTTAAAACTTTTCGAAAAATCGTCTTCCAGTTTTATATTCTGACACATCATTTCCGTGCCTGCAATTCCTGATATTTTCATTTTACCGTTAGCTTTAAATTCTGAACTGAAAAACATCCTGTTACAGCCCATAAAAGCATTTCCTTTAATTTTTCCGTTTTCGATGGTTGAGGTTAAATCAATTTTAGCATTGTTTTTAATTAGATCTTCCTTAGTATAATTTTCAAAAGAAATGAGCATCCATTCTCTTTGAATCTGTGAGTTTTTTACCGGAACTGATGAGCAGTTTAAAGCAAATCCCAAGCATAAAAAGGCTAAAACGGTAAATATTATTTTTTTCATAACTCACTCTAATCCATTTTCATACCATCACAGACATGAAACCGTAAAAAAATTAGTAAATTAGCGACACAAAAATTATTTTATAAAATGAAAAGAATATTACTACTATTCACTTTCCTTTTAAGTTTTGTTCAAATGAGGGCAGACGAGGGAATGTGGCTGTTAATGCTCGTAAAAAGACTTAATGGTGTAGATATGCAAAAAGAAGGTTTGCATCTTACGCCTGAAGAAATTTATTCTGTCAACAATTCAAGCTTGAAAGATGCAATCGTAAGTTTCGGTGGTTTCTGTACAGGTGAGATTGTTTCCAATCAGGGTCTTATTTTTACAAATCACCATTGTGGTTATGGTGCTGTAGCTGCGGCTTCTACACCGGAAAAAGACTACCTTAAGAACGGATTCTGGGCAATGAAGCAAAAAGACGAATTCAATGCGAAAGATCTTTATGTAAGATTTTTAGTAAGAATGGATGATGCTACACAGAGAATCAATTCTAAATTAAACAACAACATGTCCGCTGCAGATAGAAAAGCTGTGATTGATGCTGAAACTAAAGCAATCCAGTCTGAAAACTCTGAAAACGGAAAATATACCGTAGTAGTAAAAGATTTCTTTAATGGAAATGAATTTTACTATTTCGTTTATCAAGATTATAAGGATATCAGATTAGTTGGAGCTCCGCCTTCATCATTGGGGAAATTTGGTGGTGATACAGATAACTGGGAGTGGCCAAGACATACTGCAGACTTTACAGTTTTCAGAGTATATGCAGATGCTGCAGGAAACCCTGCTGAGTTTGCACCAACGAACGTTCCTTTAAAACCTAAGCATTTCTTACCTGTTTCTCTTAAAGGAGTGAAACCGGGTGATTTCTCAATGATTTTGGGTTATCCGGGAAGAACAAACCGTTATTTGACTTCTTACGGAATTCAGCAAATGGTTGGTAAAGATTATCCGGCTTGGGTTGAAGCTTCTAAATTAGCCATGGACGTAATGAAAAAGTACATGAATAAGGATAAAGGAACTCAACTTAATTATGCTTCTCAATACGCTTCTGTAGCTAACTATTGGAAAAACAGACAAGGAACAATTGATGCTGTTATCAAAAACGGAACAATTACAGATAAGCAAGCTATTGAAGAAAAATTCAAAACTTGGGCTGTACAACCTGCAAACATTGGTGAGTACGAAACTGTTTTGGAGGATATCGGTATTTATTACAAGCAAACGTCTGACAGAAATGTTGAAAGAAACTATGCTACTCAACTTTTAAGAAATGCTAAATATTTCTCTCTTGCATTACAGGTTGGTCCTGTTCTAAGAGCTTATGCTGAGCAGGATATGAAAGGAAGATTGGCAATGAAGCCAAAAGTAGATGCTGCTATCAAAGCTGCTTACGAAAACATCAATACAAACCTTGAAGGTGAAATGATGAACTCAATGGTAAATCTTTACCAGACAAAAGTGAACAAAGATGTTGCTTCTGAAACAATTATGGGATTAGATGCCAAATCTCTTTCTAATGTTGCTTATTCATCAATCTTTGCAAATAAAACGTCTGCTACAAACTTTATTTTGAACCCGGACCGTTTAAAATTAGATGCAGATCCGCTTTTGAAAATTGCAAACGGAATTGTGGCTGATCAAAAAGCTTCAAGCGAGAGATTTATGAAAATTGATGATAATTTTGCTAAAAACAACAGATTATTCTTAGCAGGATTAATGAAGGCTATGCCTGATAAGAAATTCTATCCGGATGCAAACTCTACAATGAGATTGACTTACGGAACTGTAGATAAATTGCCAATCAGAGAAGACAGAAATTACTTCGGTGTTACTGATAACTATTATACAGATATGACAGGTCTTGTAGGAAAATACAAGAAAGGAGATGAAGAGTTTGACCTTCCACAAAGGGTTATTGATCTTTATAATATCAAAGATTTCGGTCAGTATGCTGATGCTAAAGGTTATATGCCGGTAAACTTCTTGTCAAACAACGATATTACAGGAGGTAACTCTGGTTCTCCGGTAATCGATGGAGATGGAAACCTTATCGGTATCGCATTCGACGGAAACAGTGAAGCGTTAAGCGGTGACATCGTTTTCGAACAGGAATGGCAAAAAACAATCAACGTAGACGTTCGTTTTGTTCTTTGGACAATCGACAAATATGCGGGTGCAAGAAGACTAATTGACGAATTACAATTAGTAAAAGATGCAAATACTCCTGCAGATACAAAAACAAAACCAGCTAAACCTTTAAAGGCAGTTAAAAAAGCAAAATAATCTTTATTGATATATTTTAAAGACCGTGAAAGAAACTTTCACGGTCTTTTTTAATTATTACTGTTTAAAATATTCTTTTATTAAAAATTAATTCTCGGTTAAGCATTCCAAAATTCCCGATCCAGGCTTCTGTATTGTATAGCCTCAGAAATATGTTGGGAAAGAATATTTTCAGATTCTTCAAGATCTGCAATTGTTCTGGCTACTTTTAAAATTCTGTCATAAGCTCTTGCCGAAAGATTCAGTTTTTCCATAGCTAATTTGATGAGGTTGAACGAAGTAGAATCCAATTGGCAAAACTTTTCTGTTTCTCTAGGACCAATCTGAGCATTATAGCTGATTTTTAAATCTTTATATCGCTCTCTCTGAATCTCGCGCGCTATTAAAACACGTTTTCTGATATCTTCACTTTTCTCACCTTTTCTTCTTTCTGTCAACTGCTCAAATTCAACTTTTTGTACCTCAATATGAATATCAATTCTATCTAAAAGCGGTCCCGAAAGTTTGCTCATATATCTTTGCATTTCGTAAGCCGAGGAAGTATTGTTTGGATCATCTGGAAAAAAACCACTTGGACTTGGGTTCATTGATGCAACCAGCATAAAGCTTGCAGGATAATTGACTGTAAATCTCGCCCTTGAAATTGTTACTTCACGATCTTCCAAAGGTTGTCGCATGACCTCCAGAACAGTTCTTTTGAATTCCGGCATTTCGTCTAGAAATAAAACACCGTTGTGAGCCAAAGAAATTTCTCCTGGTTGCGGATAGCTGCCTCCGCCAACTAAGGCAACATCAGATATGGTATGATGGGGTGAGCGGAAAGGGCGAACGGTCATTAAAGAGGTTTCCCGTCCCATTTTCCCTGCAACCGAATGTATTTTTGTGGTTTCCAGAGCTTCTTTTAGTGTTAATGGAGGTAAAATACTCGGAACTCTTTTAGCAAGCATTGTTTTTCCGCTTCCGGGAGGTCCTATTAAAATAATATTGTGTCCACCTGCTGCTGCAACTTCCATCGCTCTTTTAGCGGCTTCCT
Proteins encoded in this region:
- a CDS encoding beta strand repeat-containing protein — encoded protein: MKKILLAAGILLGTQLAFAQVPEKMSYQAIVRNTGGQVLANQNIGVRVSVLQGSPAGTVVYSERLTGNTNVNGLITMEVGTGTVLSGTFNTINWPTGSYYLKTETDPTGGTNYTITGTSQLLSVPYAMFAKSAGGVSGGGAFSIPYVNTFTNAGSLFSITNNGDGTSLEGINSTTSSSIAPVRGVVNNIAPGGFSSAVRGINNGTGGLGIGTWGSQDGSGWGVYGVTPTGLGVYGNSSGSGYGVYANSNSGTGLNATSTTGIAANIAILNNANNNNVINANTLGNGTVINVLSSGSGAGVISSTGTGFAIHGITSAQSSAGVIADNNGAGEAIVGRNTSDIAGAVVGRNDGGGYGVRGFVATNTTGTSIGVLGQVGQNSGKGRAGRFENLNATNDRNTFEVESNSTGNIPDNTLGNVSSFLANNTNSVSAAVRGETKSIFGNFGAAGIFGVASGTGGFGGLFYTSNLSGNGRALVALSDGNGDAILANAGKDGDAVEASVDGTGRAIYGWVPTFSTGKAAEFKNFNTTNTNPVLTSTTVSNSIAGDFFVDNTNGTSPAVHGKVSSQFANFGTAGVYGESIGTGGFAGLFYQSNASGNGPAVIALTEGNGNAITANAGKNGNGVEANVDGTGSAVYGWVPNFGTGRAGYFRNFNTANSQAVLSVTNVGTGTGFFVNHTGASGNIAVFQSASANVARVDKTGKGFFNGGTQSSGADLAEAFDVEGNTSEYEPGDILIISIDSDRTVEKSSKPYSNLVAGVYATKPGVLLTEENVDSELIGKVPMGVIGVIPTKVCLEGGKIKRGDLLVSSSKSGVAMKANLKKVKIGQVIGKALQDYDQNEIGKIKVLVNIK
- a CDS encoding META domain-containing protein, whose translation is MKKIIFTVLAFLCLGFALNCSSVPVKNSQIQREWMLISFENYTKEDLIKNNAKIDLTSTIENGKIKGNAFMGCNRMFFSSEFKANGKMKISGIAGTEMMCQNIKLEDDFSKSFKNMTNYKVEGHFLRLTDDQGHSMKFIAADWD
- a CDS encoding S46 family peptidase yields the protein MKRILLLFTFLLSFVQMRADEGMWLLMLVKRLNGVDMQKEGLHLTPEEIYSVNNSSLKDAIVSFGGFCTGEIVSNQGLIFTNHHCGYGAVAAASTPEKDYLKNGFWAMKQKDEFNAKDLYVRFLVRMDDATQRINSKLNNNMSAADRKAVIDAETKAIQSENSENGKYTVVVKDFFNGNEFYYFVYQDYKDIRLVGAPPSSLGKFGGDTDNWEWPRHTADFTVFRVYADAAGNPAEFAPTNVPLKPKHFLPVSLKGVKPGDFSMILGYPGRTNRYLTSYGIQQMVGKDYPAWVEASKLAMDVMKKYMNKDKGTQLNYASQYASVANYWKNRQGTIDAVIKNGTITDKQAIEEKFKTWAVQPANIGEYETVLEDIGIYYKQTSDRNVERNYATQLLRNAKYFSLALQVGPVLRAYAEQDMKGRLAMKPKVDAAIKAAYENINTNLEGEMMNSMVNLYQTKVNKDVASETIMGLDAKSLSNVAYSSIFANKTSATNFILNPDRLKLDADPLLKIANGIVADQKASSERFMKIDDNFAKNNRLFLAGLMKAMPDKKFYPDANSTMRLTYGTVDKLPIREDRNYFGVTDNYYTDMTGLVGKYKKGDEEFDLPQRVIDLYNIKDFGQYADAKGYMPVNFLSNNDITGGNSGSPVIDGDGNLIGIAFDGNSEALSGDIVFEQEWQKTINVDVRFVLWTIDKYAGARRLIDELQLVKDANTPADTKTKPAKPLKAVKKAK
- a CDS encoding YifB family Mg chelatase-like AAA ATPase, giving the protein MLIKIYGSAIYGVAAQTITIEVNVDTGGVGYHLVGLADNAIKESSYRISAALKNVGYKIPGKKITINMAPADLRKEGAAYDLSIAIGILAASDQILAENIQDYIIMGELSLDGTLQPIQGVLPIAIQAREEGFKGIILPKQNTREAAIVNSLDVFAAENIKEVIDFFNEGKPLPKVEIDTRKEFQDKINDFPFDFSEVKGQEAAKRAMEVAAAGGHNIILIGPPGSGKTMLAKRVPSILPPLTLKEALETTKIHSVAGKMGRETSLMTVRPFRSPHHTISDVALVGGGSYPQPGEISLAHNGVLFLDEMPEFKRTVLEVMRQPLEDREVTISRARFTVNYPASFMLVASMNPSPSGFFPDDPNNTSSAYEMQRYMSKLSGPLLDRIDIHIEVQKVEFEQLTERRKGEKSEDIRKRVLIAREIQRERYKDLKISYNAQIGPRETEKFCQLDSTSFNLIKLAMEKLNLSARAYDRILKVARTIADLEESENILSQHISEAIQYRSLDREFWNA